The proteins below come from a single Etheostoma spectabile isolate EspeVRDwgs_2016 chromosome 4, UIUC_Espe_1.0, whole genome shotgun sequence genomic window:
- the nfs1 gene encoding cysteine desulfurase, mitochondrial, which translates to MLSPGKTVSSRLLRPLSKLPLWLGSDGRAASSLHKELIKKHELEKDELRPLYMDFQATTPMDPRVLDAMLPYQVNYYGNPHSRTHAYGWESESAMETARKQVADLIGADPREIIFTSGATESNNMAIKGVSRFYQTKKRHVITTQTEHKCVLDSCRVLESEGFSVTYLPVQTNGLVDLELLEASIRPDTSLLSVMTINNEIGVKQPIKEIGQICRSKGVFFHTDAAQAVGKIPINVTDWKVDLMSISGHKLYGPKGVGALYVRRRPRVRLEPLQSGGGQERGLRSGTVPTPLAVGLGAACSIANQELEYDHHRVSMLANRLIQKIMSELPDVIMNGDPEHRYPGCVNLSFAYVEGESLLMALKDVALSSGSACTSASLEPSYVLRAIGADEDLAHSSIRFGIGRFTTEEEVDYTAEKCILQVSRLREMSPLWEMVQEGIDLKSIKWTQH; encoded by the exons ATGCTTTCCCCGGGCAAGACCGTCTCCTCTCGGCTGCTCAGGCCGTTGTCAAAGCTTCCTCTCTGGCTGGGCTCTGATGGTAGAGCCGCTAGCTCTCTTCATAAAG aGTTGATAAAGAAACACGAACTGGAGAAAGATGAGCTGCGCCCCCTCTACATGGACTTCCAGGCCACCACGCCCATG gACCCCCGGGTGCTGGACGCCATGTTGCCCTACCAGGTGAATTACTACGGTAACCCTCACTCCAGAACACATGCCTACGGCTGGGAGAGCGAGAGCGCCATGGAGACGGCCAGAAAG CAGGTGGCTGATCTGATTGGAGCAGATCCCAGGGAGATCATCTTCACCAGCGGAGCCACCGAGTCCAACAACATGGCCATCAAG GGCGTGTCCAGGTTCTACCAGACCAAGAAGCGTCATGTGATCACCACGCAGACCGAGCATAAATGTGTTCTTGACTCGTGTCGAGTCCTGGAGTCTGAAGGTTTCAGTGTGACCTACCTGCCGGTCCAGACCAACGGACTGGTGGACCTGGAG CTGTTGGAGGCCTCCATTCGTCCTGACACCTCTCTGTTGTCAGTGATGACCATCAACAACGAGATAGGAGTCAAGCAGCCAATCAAGGAGATCG GTCAGATTTGCCGTTCCAAAGGAGTCTTCTTCCACACTGACGCCGCTCAGGCTGTCGGAAAGATTCCCATCAACGTCACGGACTGGAAGGTTGATCTAATGTCCATCAGTGGGCACAAGCTCTACGGACCCAAAG gtgtGGGTGCTTTGTATGTTCGCCGCCGGCCCCGGGTGCGTCTGGAGCCGCTGCAGAGTGGGGGTGGGCAGGAGAGGGGGCTGCGCTCCGGAACGGTACCCACCCCTCTGGCTGTTGGGCTGGGAGCCGCCTGCAGCATCGCAAATCAGGAGTTGGAG tatGATCATCACAGAGTGTCTATGCTGGCTAATCGTCTAATCCAGAAGATCATGTCGGAGCTTCCTGACGTCATCATGAACGGAGATCCAGAACATCGCTAccctg GCTGTGTCAACCTGTCCTTTGCCTATGTGGAGGGAGAGAGTCTGTTGATGGCGCTGAAGGATGTCGCTCTGTCATCTGGgag TGCATGTACGTCAGCGTCTCTGGAGCCATCATACGTCCTCAGAGCGATCGGAGCAGATGAAGACCTGGCTCACTCTTCCATCAG gtttGGTATTGGCAGGTTCACCACAGAAGAGGAGGTAGACTACACAGCAGAGAAATGTATCCTGCAGGTCTCCAGGCTCCGAGAGATGAG TCCTCTGTGGGAGATGGTTCAAGAAGGCATCGATCTGAAGAGCATCAAGTGGACGCAGCACTAG
- the LOC116687341 gene encoding copine-1 isoform X2 has translation MAECVTKVELSVSCSDLLDKDAGSKSDPLCVLLQSSGADSWTELGRTEKLKNTSSPSFSQRLRVDYHFETVQNLKLGVYDIDNSSADLADDDFLGGVELTLGQIVSSKTLTRPLQLKKGKPAGKGSITITAEEIKDNRAIELEFVAQNLDKKDTFGKSDPFLEFFKQGDDGKWQLVYRTEVVKNNLNPSWKKFSVPLQTFCSSDLDRPLKVDCSDHDSDGSHDLIGSFTTKVSELQKAGQGSQVAFDCIHPEKQKKKKSYKNSGVVSVKSCKLLTQYTFLDYVMGGCQINFTVGIDFTGSNGDPRSPNSLHYMSQEGTNQYLSALWSVGHVVQDYDTDKLFPAFGFGAKLPPDYQAAHHEFALNFNPTNPYCQGIQGIVEAYRMVLPQLRLSGPTNFSPIINHVASIASQAAQSNSASQYFVLLILTDGEITDFDQTRDAIVRASRLPLSIIIVGVGPADFKAMELLDGDDGKLKSTVGEAVVRDIVQFVPFRQFKDAPQSSLAQSVLAEVPNQLVSYFKMRGLEPAKAAPKV, from the exons atggCGGAATGTGTCACTAAAGTGGAGCTGAGTGTCTCCTGCTCCGACCTGTTGGATAAAGATGCGGGATCAAAGTCTGATCctttgtgtgtgctgctgcagagTTCAGGAGCAGACAGCTGGACCGAG CTGGGTCGTACTGAGAAGTTGAAAAATACCTCCAGTCCATCCTTCAGTCAGCGCCTCAGAGTGGATTATCACTTTGAGACGGTGCAGAATCTGAAGCTGGGGGTCTACGATATCGACAACTCCAGCGCTGACCTCGCCGATGATGACTTCCTGGGAGGGGTGGAGCTAACTCTGGGACAG attGTCTCCAGTAAAACTTTGACCAGACCTCTGCAGTTGAAGAAAGGCAAACCTGCAGGCAAAGGAAGCatcacg atcaCAGCAGAGGAGATAAAGGACAACAGAGCCATTGAGTTGGAGTTTGTTGCCCAAAACTTGGACAAGAAG GATACGTTTGGGAAGTCTGATCCATTCCTGGAGTTTTTCAAACAAGGAGACGATGGAAAGTGGCAGCTGGTCTACAGAACAGAG GTGGTGAAGAACAATCTGAATCCCTCCTGGAAGAAGTTCTCCGTTCCTCTACAGACGTTCTGCTCCAGCGACCTCGACAGACCCCTGAAG gTGGATTGCTCTGATCATGACAGTGATGGATCTCATGATCTGATTGGTTCTTTCACCACTAAAGTCTCTGAGCTGCAGAAGGCTGGACAAGGTTCACAG GTGGCGTTTGACTGCATCCACCccgagaaacagaagaaaaagaagagctaCAAGAACTCTGGAGTTGTCTCTGTGAAGAGCTGCAAG ctgtTGACTCAGTACACCTTCCTGGACTATGTGATGGGCGGCTGCCAGATCAACTTCACC GTGGGGATCGACTTCACCGGCTCTAATGGGGATCCTCGCTCGCCCAACTCTCTCCACTACATGAGTCAAGAGGGTACAAACCAGTACCTGTCTGCTCTGTGGTCTGTGGGTCACGTGGTCCAGGACTACGACAC TGATAAACTCTTCCCAGCGTTTGGTTTTGGAGCCAAACTGCCTCCAGACTACCAG GCTGCACACCATGAGTTCGCCCTCAACTTCAACCCCACTAACCCCTACTGCCaag gtattcaGGGGATTGTTGAGGCGTACAGGATGGTTTTGCCTCAGCTGAGACTTTCTGGACCCACAAACTTCTCTCCCATCATTAATCACGTTGCTTCCATCGCCTCCCAAGCTGCGCAGAGCAACAGCGCCTCt CAATACTtcgtcctcctcatcctcactgACGGTGAGATCACGGACTTCGATCAGACCCGCGACGCTATCGTCCGGGCGTCGCGGCTGCCACTGTCAATCATCATCGTGGGGGTGGGGCCAGCGGACTTCAAGGCCATGGAGCTTCTGGATGGAGACGACGGCAAGCTGAAGTCGACAGTGGGGGAGGCCGTTGTCAGAGACATTGTCCAGTTTGTCCCCTTCAGACAGTTTAAagat gctCCACAGTCGTCTCTGGCTCAGTCTGTCCTCGCTGAGGTTCCCAACCAGCTAGTCTCTTATTTCAAAATGAGAGGCTTAGAACCAGCTAAAGCTGCCCCCAAAGTCTAA
- the LOC116687341 gene encoding RNA-binding protein 12 isoform X1, with protein MAVVIRLQGLPIVAGTMDIRHFFSGLTIPDGGVHIVGGEHGEAFIVFATDEDARLGMMRTGGSIKSSKVSLLLSSKTEMQNMIELSRRRFEAGAGAVETAAPTAGNPNRQAGNAPIPSVQPGAGGRSSSHGNQGFGNTSASVTAASSSQEPPSNKAVASVVSSFPNSYSSAPTITTALASLNAGPPPIPPLPSMPSMPTLPTIPVPPPVSSLPPVPTVSPLSQGPPVPHMSHLAHMSSMPPFNPSLPPPGGMGSGLPLGTPNPMLFNPLSPLASLGLQAHMKAAAAAAGVGVAHPDELFVLLQNLPFSCSEMDVREFFRGLGVDGVRLLRDGQGRPTGRAMVKFYSPQESFEAVKRGGGMMGQRFIDITPGSERQWASLNDGMMGHAPHNISKSNNSNESQDQHHRRGNAGPGGRDQRGRSRSPHRQEFCVYLKGLPYEADKKQIKEFFNNLAIMEDSIYIAYGPNGRATGEGFLEFKTEQDYKTALGAHMQYMGTRFIQVHPISQKGMLEKIDAIRKREAVQGDGKNQDGLKVPRNCAHITNIPYNVSKKDVRAFLEGVGLYEDTLKVLTDTHGNGLGQAIFQLRTEEDARKAERLHRQKLNGRDAFVHLVTFEQMKEIERNPPPQNKRGQRNQNQQNQNQNQHQQAQPSSQQPQINPFAGISGEEFNFLRNTMGNLNSAPFVTQFSAPGNGLAGPPPLPPLAAGLGDINLGIAPPLVAGLPGGPIMEPLSFRPGGAGGAPFSQDALRGLVPFDNPNRKGGGGGQTRGGGANNNQGRPGGGAAGGQQVFAPGADGLCNQQAPGGSNNPNNQRSAAGPTIVKLQNMPFTVTVDEIMDFFYGYQVLQGSVCLQFSEKGLPTGEAMVAFQNHEEASAAVMDLNDRPIGARKVKISLG; from the coding sequence ATGGCGGTAGTCATCAGACTGCAGGGTTTGCCCATAGTGGCCGGAACCATGGACATCAGACACTTCTTCTCTGGGCTAACCATACCTGACGGGGGAGTGCACATCGTGGGGGGTGAGCATGGCGAAGCCTTTATTGTCTTTGCTACTGACGAGGACGCTCGCCTTGGGATGATGCGAACAGGCGGGTCCATTAAAAGCTCCAAAGTGTCCCTGTTGCTTAGCAGCAAGACAGAGATGCAGAACATGATTGAACTCAGCCGCCGCAGGTTTGAGGCTGGGGCGGGCGCTGTGGAGACAGCTGCACCTACAGCAGGAAATCCCAACCGACAAGCAGGCAACGCACCCATACCCTCAGTGCAGCCAGGGGCTGGGGGGAGAAGCAGTAGCCATGGGAACCAAGGTTTCGGTAACACCTCAGCCTCAGTGACGGCAGCAAGCTCATCTCAAGAGCCACCGAGCAACAAGGCAGTGGCCAGTGTGGTGTCCAGCTTCCCCAACAGCTACAGCTCCGCCCCCACAATCACCACAGCTCTGGCATCGCTCAATGCAGGGCCCCCACCCATCCCTCCACTTCCTAGCATGCCTTCCATGCCCACTCTGCCCACTATTCCAGTTCCTCCTCCAGTGTCCTCCCTTCCCCCTGTACCTactgtctctcccctttcccaAGGTCCTCCTGTGCCTCATATGTCCCATCTCGCCCACATGTCCTCTATGCCTCCCTTCaacccctcccttcctcccccaGGGGGAATGGGTTCCGGTCTCCCTCTTGGGACCCCCAACCCCATGCTATTCAACCCTCTCTCACCTCTAGCCTCGCTGGGCCTCCAAGCCCATATGAAGGCTGCTGCAGCAGCGGCCGGGGTTGGTGTGGCTCATCCCGATGAGTTGTTTGTCCTTCTGCAGAACCTCCCTTTCTCCTGCTCAGAGATGGATGTCAGGGAGTTTTTCCGGGGTCTGGGGGTGGATGGGGTTCGCCTGCTGAGGGACGGACAGGGTCGGCCAACTGGCAGGGCTATGGTCAAGTTTTACTCCCCCCAGGAAAGCTTTGAAGCTGTAAAGCGGGGAGGTGGCATGATGGGCCAACGGTTCATTGACATCACCCCTGGCTCTGAGCGGCAGTGGGCCAGCCTCAATGATGGCATGATGGGCCATGCTCCTCACAATATCAGCAAATCAAATAACAGCAATGAGTCTCAGGACCAACATCACCGCCGGGGTAATGCTGGGCCAGGAGGCAGGGATCAGCGAGGAAGGTCGCGATCTCCCCACCGGCAGGAGTTCTGTGTCTACCTGAAGGGCCTTCCCTACGAGGCCGACAAGAAACAGATAAAGGAGTTCTTTAACAATTTGGCCATCATGGAGGACAGCATCTACATCGCCTACGGGCCAAATGGGCGAGCCACAGGAGAGGGCTTTCTTGAATTCAAAACAGAACAGGACTACAAGACTGCTCTAGGTGCTCACATGCAGTACATGGGCACTCGCTTCATTCAGGTCCACCCAATAAGCCAGAAGGGAATGCTTGAAAAGATAGATGCCATCCGCAAACGTGAAGCAGTACAGGGTGATGGCAAGAACCAGGATGGCTTGAAGGTTCCCAGGAACTGTGCTCACATCACCAACATCCCATACAATGTCTCCAAGAAGGATGTCCGTGCCTTCCTGGAGGGTGTGGGGCTGTATGAGGACACCTTAAAGGTTCTGACAGATACCCATGGCAACGGTTTAGGGCAAGCTATCTTCCAGCTGCGTACCGAGGAAGACGCCCGCAAAGCTGAAAGACTGCATCGCCAAAAACTCAATGGTCGGGATGCCTTTGTCCACCTGGTGACATTTGAGCAGATGAAGGAAATCGAAAGGAATCCTCCTCCCCAGAACAAGAGGGGCCAACGCAACCAGAACCAGCAGAACCAAAATCAGAACCAGCACCAGCAAGCCCAGCCCAGTTCCCAGCAACCACAGATCAACCCATTTGCAGGGATAAGTGGAGAGGAGTTTAACTTTCTCAGAAACACAATGGGGAACCTCAACAGTGCCCCCTTTGTGACTCAATTCTCGGCTCCAGGGAATGGGCTAGCAGgcccccctcctctccctcctctggcAGCAGGGCTGGGGGACATTAATCTGGGCATTGCTCCTCCATTAGTGGCTGGTCTTCCTGGAGGCCCAATCATGGAGCCACTAAGTTTTCGACCCGGAGGTGCAGGAGGAGCTCCGTTCAGCCAGGATGCGCTGAGAGGGTTGGTGCCTTTTGACAATCCTAACCGaaaaggaggtggaggaggtcAGACCAGAGGGGGAGGGGCAAACAACAATCAAGGGCGTCCAGGGGGCGGGGCTGCTGGTGGACAGCAAGTGTTCGCTCCAGGAGCTGACGGTCTCTGTAACCAACAGGCCCCTGGAGGATCTAACAATCCCAACAATCAACGCAGCGCTGCTGGCCCGACAATTGTAAAGCTTCAGAACATGCCGTTTACTGTAACTGTGGACGAGATCATGGACTTCTTCTATGGCTACCAGGTCCTGCAAGGCTCAGTCTGCCTACAGTTCAGTGAAAAAGGCCTCCCAACCGGCGAGGCCATGGTGGCCTTTCAGAACCACGAGGAGGCCAGTGCCGCTGTTATGGACCTTAATGACCGACCTATTGGAGCTCGCAAGGTCAAGATAAGCCTTGGTTAA
- the LOC116687343 gene encoding C-type lectin PAL encodes MRPVVVTAVLLLVVLMFTSDSAAWDPSEMCRTKYPAKPCKNTNRGDWLQMGDNYCVKAFFNTEHLGFFAADRACKEYPNGHLVSIHNDDELSIVQCAMYKATTGKAHYWIGAFLTIRGSGLEWAWADNTKFDYSRWAGGQPDNYQYSEGCVEMNYSDWALWNDLNCKDKRPYVCAVKV; translated from the exons ATGCGTCCTGTTGTGGTTACAGCCGTCCTTCTTCTGGTGGTGCTGATGTTCACGTCGGACTCCGCAGCCT GGGATCCTTCAGAAATGTGTAGGACCAAATATCCGGCCAAACCGTGTAAAAACACCAACCGTGGCGACTGGCTCCAGATGGGTGACAACTACTGTGTGAAGGCGTTCTTCAATACTGAGCATTTGGGCTTTTTTGCGGCAGAc agAGCCTGTAAAGAATACCCAAATGGCCATCTGGTATCGATCCACAATGACGATGAGCTGTCCATAGTGCAATGCGCCATGTACAAAGCCACCACCGGAAAAGCTCACTACTGGATCGGGGCCTTTTTAACG ATTCGTGGTTCAGGTCTTGAGTGGGCTTGGGCCGATAACACCAAGTTTGACTACAGCAGATGGGCTGGTGGCCAGCCTGACAACTATCAGTACAGCGAGGGCTGCGTTGAGATGAACTACTCGG ACTGGGCACTCTGGAACGATTTGAACTGCAAAGACAAGAGGCCCTACGTGTGTGCAGTGAAGGTCTAG